A part of Candidatus Sulfotelmatobacter sp. genomic DNA contains:
- a CDS encoding helicase HerA-like domain-containing protein — translation MDAKVVAAARQAFPVGPGRLALGAVVHQGECNPEPLVSLPLSMLNRHGLIAGATGTGKTKTLQVMAEQLSAAGVPVFVADLKGDLSGIAMPGQSNPAIQQRAGDTGFDWKPFGCPVEYLSLTGQRGAQLRASVSSFGPLLLSKVLGLNDTQSSVLSLVFKYCDDHKLPLIDFPDLRAVLQYLSSDGAADLKDYGGLSKATVGVLLRDMVQLEQQGAQAFFGEPEFDLNDLLVTRAGPGGRAMGLVSVLELSDVQEKPAMFSTFMMWMLARLYHQLPEVGDVERPKLVFFFDEAHLLFDGASKEFLAQVEQVVRLVRSKGVGVFFITQSPRDVPADILGQLGNRVQHALRAFTPDDEKALKSAARTFPKTDFYDVEQILTTLGIGEALITVLTPSGAPTPPFATRVIPPAARMGPLTDAEMQQAVGGSAQVKHYANSVDRESARELLAARMSGDAAGAGGVPRAVAADEAAAPATVAAAGAATIGALAAALNSPIVKTIAGRATTQVMRGLMGALLGPPPRRSRRY, via the coding sequence ATGGACGCGAAAGTCGTCGCCGCCGCTCGACAGGCATTCCCGGTTGGGCCCGGCCGGTTGGCGCTCGGGGCGGTGGTGCATCAGGGCGAATGCAATCCCGAGCCACTGGTTTCACTGCCCCTGTCGATGCTGAATCGGCACGGTCTGATTGCGGGCGCCACCGGCACCGGCAAGACCAAGACCCTGCAGGTGATGGCCGAGCAACTGTCGGCGGCCGGAGTGCCGGTGTTCGTCGCCGATCTCAAGGGCGATCTTTCCGGAATTGCAATGCCGGGCCAGAGCAATCCCGCGATTCAGCAGCGCGCCGGCGACACCGGTTTCGACTGGAAGCCGTTCGGTTGCCCGGTCGAGTACCTGAGCCTCACCGGCCAGCGTGGGGCGCAGCTGCGCGCCAGCGTTTCCTCGTTTGGCCCGCTGCTGCTCTCCAAGGTGCTGGGGCTGAACGACACGCAGTCGAGCGTGCTGTCGCTGGTGTTCAAGTACTGCGACGACCACAAGCTGCCGCTCATTGACTTCCCCGATCTCCGCGCCGTGCTCCAGTACCTGAGCAGCGACGGCGCCGCCGACCTCAAGGACTACGGTGGCCTGTCGAAGGCCACGGTCGGCGTCCTGCTGCGCGACATGGTGCAGCTGGAGCAGCAGGGCGCGCAGGCGTTCTTCGGCGAGCCCGAATTCGATCTCAATGACCTGCTCGTGACCCGCGCGGGTCCGGGCGGGCGCGCGATGGGGCTGGTGAGCGTGCTGGAGCTCTCCGACGTTCAGGAGAAGCCGGCCATGTTCTCCACCTTCATGATGTGGATGCTGGCCCGCCTGTACCACCAGCTTCCCGAGGTCGGGGACGTCGAACGCCCCAAGCTGGTGTTCTTCTTCGACGAGGCACACCTGCTGTTCGACGGCGCGAGCAAGGAGTTTCTAGCCCAGGTCGAGCAGGTGGTGCGGCTGGTGCGATCGAAGGGCGTGGGCGTGTTCTTCATTACCCAGAGCCCCAGGGACGTGCCGGCCGATATCCTCGGCCAGCTCGGCAACCGGGTGCAGCACGCGCTGCGCGCGTTCACACCCGACGACGAAAAGGCGCTCAAGTCGGCGGCGCGGACCTTCCCGAAGACCGACTTCTACGACGTCGAGCAGATTCTGACCACGCTCGGGATCGGCGAGGCGCTGATCACCGTGCTCACTCCGAGCGGCGCGCCGACCCCGCCGTTCGCGACCCGCGTGATCCCGCCAGCCGCGCGCATGGGGCCACTCACCGACGCCGAGATGCAGCAGGCGGTGGGTGGCTCGGCACAGGTGAAGCACTACGCGAACTCGGTCGACCGCGAGAGCGCGCGCGAGCTGCTCGCCGCCCGCATGAGCGGCGACGCGGCGGGCGCGGGCGGGGTGCCGCGAGCGGTCGCGGCCGATGAGGCCGCGGCGCCGGCGACGGTCGCGGCCGCGGGAGCCGCGACGATCGGCGCGCTCGCGGCGGCGCTCAACTCGCCGATCGTCAAGACCATCGCCGGACGCGCCACCACCCAGGTGATGCGCGGATTGATGGGCGCGCTGCTCGGCCCGCCGCCGCGAAGATCTCGTCGCTACTGA
- a CDS encoding glycosyltransferase has product MTTKPVFHDPSGRRRRWTLRVAVLLGGAFLALTALFLVSLVVVPALPPTVGLSVPLRRALRPHLPEPTRPETRLARFLLAKERKQLLDQIAREQKAARARKPAPAAPGAVVAAFYATWQETGLHSLRASAEHLTHLFPVWLRIGADAQSLDTRDWNPAWTPHNLDVLRIAKQHHLQVMPVLSNAHEGEFDTGLAHRLLIDPARQTRLALELRDWLSRHGFVGVNLDIENLSAADVGRVPGLIARIRRELAPAGLKVSFDLEVEGNVPDAAAVGREADFVILMAYDQHYMAGEPGPLCGIDWYREALDRTLRVIPANKLVIGIGNYAYDWTGGRPPAEALTYQEAMYLAADERPEENPADVVDFDSLAFNPTFGYEDEAHREHEVWILDAVTAANERQLALARGVRSSALWVLGTEDPSVWSMLDRRDPSAVADSLTLARTSFPYDVEFQGDGEILSVAALPQPGLRALDRDPVTGLYDDEQYQRYPTSYQLHRQGFKDHTLALTFDDGPNPPYTNRILDLLHELHVPGTFFVIGENAERHPDLIERMWKEGDEIGNHTYTHPNIAAISRQRVGFELNATQRVLQADLNRSTLMFRPPYNADAEPTSAEEVKPILDAAALGYITVGEYLDPQDWRLLDATGRRRTARDIAAVVTDRVHEGHGNTILLHDGGGDRQNTVDAIRIFVPELQREGYRFTTVSELAGYSRDQAMPPVSSRDRALLGTDRFAFVLLFLVESFLRWAFLIAITLGVTRVLWTTALALFAHARERERRYPETPRLSISVLIAAYNEQPVIRRTIEAVLVGSTPPAEVIVVDDGSTDGTAAEVTTHFGGDARVQLLRQANAGKAAALNRAIERSSGDVLICLDADTLFARDTIEKLVRHFGDSRVGAVAGNVKVGNRINVWTRWQALEYITSQNLDRRAYALLNAITVVPGAVGAWRRSAVTQAGGFRNDTLAEDMDLTWRIRRAGWRIENEPEALGFTEAPDSLTTLYRQRYRWTFGTLQCLWKHRGAVGGYGWFGRVALPTLWVFQIFFQILSPIIDLEIAWTLVRVAQGYLSQGLLTQDWQPLPQAVESLSTIGFLYLLFFLLELLGASVAVWLDREKKRLLWWLFWQRFIYRQIMYAVAWRSLRTAIEGHHASWGKLERKNTAQLAEVGSWPRATSAS; this is encoded by the coding sequence ATGACCACCAAACCCGTGTTCCACGATCCGAGCGGCCGTCGCCGGCGCTGGACGCTGCGCGTGGCCGTGCTCCTGGGCGGCGCGTTCCTGGCGCTGACCGCGCTGTTCCTGGTGAGTCTGGTGGTGGTGCCGGCGCTGCCGCCGACGGTCGGGCTCTCGGTTCCGCTCCGGCGCGCGCTCCGCCCCCATCTACCCGAGCCGACTCGGCCCGAGACGCGGCTCGCCCGCTTCCTGCTCGCCAAGGAACGCAAGCAGCTCCTCGACCAGATCGCGCGCGAACAGAAGGCGGCGCGCGCGCGCAAACCCGCGCCGGCCGCGCCCGGTGCGGTGGTCGCGGCGTTTTACGCCACCTGGCAGGAGACCGGACTTCACTCGCTCCGCGCCAGCGCGGAGCACCTGACCCATCTGTTTCCGGTGTGGCTTCGAATCGGCGCCGACGCCCAGAGCCTCGACACGCGTGACTGGAATCCGGCCTGGACCCCGCACAATCTCGATGTACTGCGCATCGCGAAGCAGCATCACCTGCAGGTCATGCCGGTGCTCAGCAATGCGCACGAAGGGGAGTTCGACACCGGCCTCGCACATCGTTTGCTGATCGACCCGGCCCGCCAGACCCGCCTCGCACTCGAGCTGCGCGACTGGCTCTCGCGGCACGGATTCGTCGGCGTCAATCTCGACATCGAGAATCTCTCCGCGGCCGACGTCGGTCGCGTGCCGGGACTGATCGCGCGCATCCGTCGCGAGCTGGCCCCGGCCGGGCTCAAGGTCAGCTTCGACCTCGAGGTCGAGGGCAACGTGCCCGACGCGGCGGCGGTCGGGCGCGAGGCGGACTTCGTGATCCTGATGGCGTACGACCAGCACTACATGGCGGGCGAGCCGGGACCGCTGTGCGGGATCGACTGGTATCGCGAAGCGCTCGATCGCACGCTGCGCGTGATTCCGGCGAACAAGCTGGTGATCGGCATCGGCAACTACGCCTACGACTGGACCGGCGGACGTCCCCCGGCCGAGGCGCTCACCTACCAGGAGGCGATGTACCTGGCCGCCGACGAGCGGCCCGAGGAGAACCCCGCCGACGTCGTGGACTTCGACTCCCTCGCGTTCAATCCGACCTTCGGCTACGAGGACGAGGCTCATCGCGAGCACGAGGTCTGGATCCTCGACGCGGTGACCGCGGCCAACGAGCGGCAACTGGCGCTGGCGCGCGGCGTGCGCAGCTCGGCGTTGTGGGTGCTGGGCACCGAGGATCCGTCGGTGTGGTCGATGCTCGATCGGCGCGATCCCAGCGCGGTCGCCGACTCCCTCACGCTCGCGCGCACCAGCTTCCCCTACGACGTCGAGTTCCAGGGCGACGGCGAGATCCTCTCGGTGGCGGCGTTGCCGCAGCCGGGGTTGCGCGCCCTGGATCGCGACCCGGTGACCGGCCTCTACGACGACGAGCAGTACCAGCGCTACCCGACCTCCTATCAGCTCCATCGTCAAGGGTTCAAGGATCACACGCTGGCACTGACCTTCGACGACGGCCCCAACCCGCCCTACACCAACCGGATCCTCGATCTCCTTCACGAGCTCCATGTGCCCGGCACCTTCTTCGTGATTGGCGAGAATGCCGAGCGCCATCCCGATCTGATCGAGAGGATGTGGAAGGAGGGCGACGAAATCGGGAACCACACCTATACCCACCCGAACATCGCCGCGATCTCACGCCAGCGGGTGGGCTTCGAGCTGAACGCGACGCAGCGCGTGCTGCAGGCGGATCTCAATCGCTCGACGCTGATGTTCCGCCCGCCCTACAACGCCGATGCCGAGCCCACCAGCGCCGAGGAAGTGAAGCCGATTCTCGACGCGGCCGCGCTCGGGTACATCACGGTCGGCGAGTACCTCGATCCTCAGGACTGGCGGTTGCTCGATGCGACCGGCCGCCGGCGCACCGCGCGGGACATCGCCGCGGTCGTGACGGATCGCGTTCACGAGGGCCACGGCAACACCATCCTGCTCCACGACGGCGGCGGTGACCGGCAGAACACCGTGGATGCGATCCGGATCTTCGTTCCCGAGTTGCAGCGCGAAGGCTATCGCTTCACCACCGTCTCGGAACTGGCGGGCTACTCGCGCGATCAGGCCATGCCGCCGGTCAGCAGTCGCGATCGCGCCCTGCTCGGCACCGATCGCTTCGCGTTCGTCCTGCTGTTCCTGGTGGAATCCTTCCTGCGCTGGGCGTTCCTGATCGCGATCACGCTCGGCGTGACCCGGGTGCTGTGGACGACTGCGCTGGCGCTGTTCGCTCATGCCCGCGAGCGCGAACGGCGCTACCCCGAGACGCCCCGGCTGAGCATCAGCGTGCTGATCGCGGCCTACAACGAGCAACCGGTGATTCGGCGGACGATCGAGGCGGTGCTGGTCGGCTCGACGCCTCCCGCGGAGGTCATCGTCGTGGATGACGGCTCGACCGACGGCACCGCGGCGGAGGTGACGACGCATTTCGGGGGCGATGCGCGCGTCCAGCTTCTGCGCCAGGCCAACGCGGGCAAGGCCGCGGCGCTCAATCGCGCCATCGAGCGATCGAGCGGTGACGTGCTGATCTGTCTCGACGCCGACACGCTGTTCGCACGCGACACGATCGAGAAGCTGGTCCGGCACTTCGGCGATTCCAGAGTCGGCGCGGTTGCCGGCAACGTCAAGGTCGGGAATCGCATCAATGTCTGGACGCGCTGGCAGGCGCTCGAGTACATCACTAGCCAGAATCTCGATCGCCGCGCCTATGCGCTGCTGAACGCCATCACGGTGGTGCCGGGCGCGGTCGGCGCGTGGCGGCGTTCCGCGGTCACGCAGGCCGGCGGGTTCCGCAACGACACGCTCGCCGAGGACATGGATCTGACCTGGCGCATTCGTCGCGCCGGGTGGCGGATCGAGAACGAGCCCGAGGCCCTCGGATTCACCGAGGCTCCGGACTCCCTCACCACGCTCTATCGGCAGCGCTATCGCTGGACCTTCGGCACGCTTCAATGCCTGTGGAAGCACCGCGGCGCGGTGGGCGGCTACGGATGGTTCGGGCGGGTCGCGCTCCCGACCCTCTGGGTGTTCCAGATCTTCTTCCAGATCCTCTCGCCCATCATCGATCTGGAAATCGCCTGGACACTGGTGCGCGTCGCTCAGGGCTACCTGTCGCAGGGACTGCTCACTCAGGATTGGCAGCCCCTGCCGCAGGCGGTGGAGTCACTGTCGACGATCGGATTCCTCTACCTGCTGTTCTTC